In a single window of the Desulfovibrio mangrovi genome:
- a CDS encoding substrate-binding periplasmic protein yields MRTRFSTLHSAVIRAFVFVCTIILGTGSAALGDDNAPLKVATSIKPPYCTEQLNGSLDTLLADLMHRAERQFTVVRLPAERSLWMLNNGQTDADLPRIAGLEKQYENLIRVPEPVMQYRFTAFTVEGAPNIATWDDLRPFKVAFITGWKIFEKNLPPGTQHYKVNSNESLFAMLREGRVDVALHERYLGAEASLCAMKPAQASPHDLAVQDMYIYLHKNDRDLANTLARILKKMRKTNKRVSNAPSRTTRQQATQPDETHL; encoded by the coding sequence GTGCGTACACGCTTTTCCACACTGCATTCCGCCGTCATACGGGCGTTTGTCTTCGTCTGTACCATCATTTTGGGCACGGGGTCTGCCGCGCTGGGCGACGACAATGCGCCACTGAAGGTTGCCACGTCCATAAAACCGCCCTACTGCACCGAGCAGCTGAACGGATCATTGGACACCCTGCTGGCAGACCTGATGCATCGGGCAGAACGGCAGTTTACAGTCGTCCGGCTTCCTGCGGAACGCTCCCTGTGGATGCTCAACAACGGCCAGACAGATGCAGACCTGCCCCGCATTGCCGGACTGGAAAAACAATACGAGAACCTGATACGCGTGCCTGAGCCGGTCATGCAGTACCGCTTCACCGCCTTTACCGTCGAGGGAGCCCCGAATATCGCCACCTGGGATGACCTACGCCCCTTCAAAGTAGCCTTCATCACTGGCTGGAAAATATTCGAAAAGAACCTTCCCCCCGGGACACAGCACTACAAGGTGAACAGCAATGAATCTCTGTTTGCCATGCTCCGCGAAGGCCGCGTGGATGTCGCTCTGCACGAGCGCTACCTTGGCGCGGAGGCAAGTCTCTGTGCCATGAAACCGGCTCAAGCGTCCCCGCATGATCTGGCCGTGCAGGACATGTATATCTATCTACACAAGAACGATAGAGATCTGGCCAATACCCTTGCACGGATTCTCAAGAAAATGCGCAAGACCAACAAGCGCGTTTCCAACGCTCCATCCCGCACCACGCGTCAGCAAGCCACACAGCCAGACGAAACACATCTATAA
- a CDS encoding SLC13 family permease, protein MSERLHLPTDRIIAIIITIAATAIWLLKPVAASGIATPNADSILSVMVFTMGMWVCGVLPEYLTTLIFFSIMMLGGLAPAAVVFAGFSSSAFWLVFAGLVLGLSVRESGLGKRLAVHLGALCGSSYLTILAAMAAFGLVLSFLMPSAVGRVVLMIPILNAFAESRGYKAGSKGAGGILMAGAAGTMLPAFTILPSNVANMVLSGTMEALYGTVPTYGQYMLIHFPVLGLVKMGLIIAVAALLFREKPSGPPAQQETLPPVSPAERRLMLLLISALLLWMTDAVHGIAPAWVGLAAAVLCLVPKAGMLKEGAFSRLGFASLFYVAGVIGLGAVVREYQLGVLGAQAVLDVFPLTPGADAWNYAVLAGTSTLTCMLTTTVGVPAVMTPMGPELAAASGLTLMTVLMTQTIGFSSIFLPYQAPAIVVAAQMSNLPTRAVNSYFVTLFLLTILLIVPANYFWWKLLGML, encoded by the coding sequence ATGTCAGAGCGTTTGCATCTCCCCACGGACCGTATCATTGCGATAATCATCACCATTGCTGCAACGGCCATATGGCTGCTCAAGCCCGTTGCCGCCTCCGGCATCGCCACCCCGAACGCCGACAGCATTCTCAGCGTTATGGTCTTCACCATGGGCATGTGGGTCTGCGGCGTATTGCCGGAATACCTGACCACGCTCATCTTCTTCAGCATCATGATGCTCGGCGGCCTTGCACCTGCCGCAGTGGTCTTTGCCGGTTTCAGCTCCTCCGCCTTCTGGTTGGTATTCGCGGGGCTCGTCCTCGGCCTCTCGGTCCGGGAAAGCGGACTCGGCAAACGCCTTGCCGTGCATCTGGGAGCCTTGTGCGGCTCTTCCTATCTGACCATTCTGGCCGCCATGGCCGCCTTCGGACTGGTGCTCTCCTTTCTCATGCCCTCTGCCGTTGGCCGCGTTGTGCTCATGATCCCCATACTCAACGCCTTTGCGGAAAGCAGAGGATACAAAGCAGGCTCCAAAGGCGCAGGGGGTATTCTCATGGCTGGCGCAGCAGGCACCATGCTGCCCGCCTTCACCATCCTGCCCTCCAACGTGGCCAACATGGTTCTGAGTGGCACCATGGAAGCCCTCTACGGCACCGTCCCCACCTACGGCCAGTACATGCTCATCCACTTTCCGGTGCTGGGACTGGTCAAAATGGGACTCATCATCGCCGTGGCCGCATTGCTCTTCCGTGAAAAGCCCTCAGGCCCGCCTGCACAACAGGAAACGCTGCCTCCCGTCTCTCCGGCCGAACGCAGACTCATGCTGCTGCTCATATCGGCCCTGCTGCTCTGGATGACCGACGCAGTACACGGCATTGCCCCCGCGTGGGTGGGCCTTGCCGCTGCCGTCCTCTGCCTTGTGCCCAAAGCGGGCATGCTGAAGGAAGGAGCATTCTCCCGTCTCGGGTTCGCTTCTCTTTTCTATGTAGCCGGGGTTATCGGCCTTGGCGCAGTAGTGCGCGAATACCAGCTCGGCGTCCTCGGGGCGCAGGCCGTGCTGGATGTCTTTCCGCTCACCCCCGGTGCAGATGCCTGGAACTATGCGGTGCTTGCAGGCACCAGCACCCTCACCTGCATGCTGACCACAACGGTCGGGGTGCCTGCCGTCATGACCCCCATGGGGCCGGAACTGGCCGCCGCTTCAGGCCTTACGCTCATGACCGTGCTCATGACCCAGACCATCGGTTTTTCATCCATATTCCTGCCATATCAGGCTCCGGCCATCGTGGTGGCAGCCCAGATGAGCAACCTGCCCACCCGGGCGGTGAACAGCTATTTCGTTACCCTGTTCCTGCTGACCATCCTCCTGATTGTTCCGGCCAACTATTTCTGGTGGAAGCTGCTGGGCATGCTGTAG
- a CDS encoding sigma-54 interaction domain-containing protein has product MKHHITGPPVSKKADDSPIIPVLTGLLQDSVAASSLLDGLPVGVALLDAERRIVRLNSRGEALLGIGPDEACGLPCHSVIRSSRCFKDCPLAPNGNNSGNGGMIEPVVSACPVTHDADIIDRQRRKVPVRACVVPLHDGHGKHVGFMEVLEEAHPCPVPAPSASGESGLEGFISHSPAMQPLFSALRIIAETDSTVLITGETGTGKDLLAEAIHKASDRSNGPFVKVNCGALPEHLLESELFGHVRGAFTGAVSDKPGRFRLAAGGTLFLTEIGDLPLSLQVKLLTVLDDQCIHPLGATRPVSVDVRIIAATHRNLEQMVREGKFREDLLFRLNVVRLHVPPLREREGDVRILLDHFLRRMGNSGKRGVQVFSPEALKLLCEYDWPGNVRELRNVVEYAVHFSSGETIGVSSIPRSVLERIQQGPTGRHNSPHAAPVPSPIFSPAAAEPATSSFHEPRRLHVQDDMPRQPDRQVPASPRNEPVFQSWQEKERHMILDALERTGGRRQQAAELLGWSRSTLWRKLNSHGLV; this is encoded by the coding sequence ATGAAACACCACATTACAGGCCCCCCCGTCAGCAAGAAGGCTGACGATTCCCCCATCATCCCCGTTCTCACCGGGCTGCTGCAGGACTCCGTAGCGGCCTCTTCCCTGTTGGACGGCCTGCCAGTCGGCGTGGCCCTGCTTGATGCAGAGCGCCGCATCGTCAGGCTGAACAGCCGTGGCGAAGCCTTGCTGGGCATTGGCCCAGACGAGGCATGCGGGCTGCCGTGCCACAGTGTTATCCGTTCATCCCGCTGCTTCAAGGATTGCCCCCTTGCGCCTAACGGAAATAACAGCGGAAACGGCGGCATGATTGAACCCGTGGTCAGCGCCTGTCCCGTCACGCACGATGCAGACATCATAGACAGGCAGCGCCGCAAGGTTCCCGTACGGGCCTGCGTAGTGCCGTTGCATGACGGCCACGGCAAGCATGTAGGCTTCATGGAGGTGCTTGAAGAAGCACACCCCTGCCCTGTACCCGCTCCTTCCGCCAGCGGCGAATCCGGTCTGGAGGGCTTCATTTCCCACAGTCCGGCCATGCAGCCCCTGTTCTCAGCCCTGCGCATTATCGCAGAAACCGACTCCACCGTGCTTATCACCGGCGAGACAGGGACTGGCAAAGACCTTCTTGCGGAAGCCATACATAAGGCATCCGATCGCTCCAACGGGCCCTTTGTGAAGGTCAACTGCGGCGCATTGCCCGAGCACCTTCTCGAATCAGAACTTTTCGGCCATGTGCGCGGAGCCTTCACCGGCGCAGTATCGGACAAACCCGGCCGGTTCAGGCTGGCAGCGGGCGGTACGCTGTTCCTCACGGAAATCGGCGATCTGCCGCTCTCCCTGCAGGTAAAGCTGCTCACCGTGCTTGACGACCAGTGCATTCATCCCCTTGGCGCCACCCGCCCCGTCAGCGTGGATGTACGCATCATTGCCGCCACCCACCGCAACCTTGAGCAGATGGTACGCGAAGGCAAGTTCCGCGAAGACCTGCTGTTCCGGCTCAACGTGGTGCGTCTGCATGTGCCGCCCCTGCGCGAACGCGAAGGCGATGTACGCATCCTTCTGGACCACTTCCTGCGGCGCATGGGCAATTCCGGCAAACGCGGTGTGCAGGTTTTCAGCCCTGAGGCGCTGAAACTGCTCTGCGAATACGACTGGCCCGGCAATGTCCGCGAGCTGCGTAACGTTGTGGAATATGCCGTTCATTTTTCTTCCGGAGAAACCATCGGCGTTTCGAGCATTCCCAGATCCGTGCTCGAGCGCATTCAGCAGGGGCCGACCGGACGGCATAACTCTCCTCATGCCGCTCCGGTCCCGAGCCCCATTTTCAGCCCCGCTGCAGCCGAGCCTGCAACATCGTCGTTCCATGAACCAAGAAGGCTCCATGTGCAGGATGACATGCCCCGCCAGCCCGACAGACAGGTACCGGCATCCCCACGCAATGAGCCGGTCTTCCAGTCGTGGCAGGAAAAGGAGCGGCACATGATTCTGGACGCGCTGGAACGTACGGGCGGACGCAGACAGCAGGCAGCGGAACTGCTCGGCTGGAGCCGCAGCACCCTGTGGCGCAAACTCAACAGTCACGGCCTGGTGTAG
- a CDS encoding NifB/NifX family molybdenum-iron cluster-binding protein, with protein sequence MKKILIALHGDEVSPRFDLTREAWIGSIHDGEIVRRRNVVLPQASSEGLCHLAVTEDVDALVCGGIEDEFYQYLHWKRITVYDNVIGPLEHVVQAYIDGTLKAGAVLIEGGPSCHGGNTGVNA encoded by the coding sequence ATGAAAAAGATACTCATCGCCCTGCATGGAGACGAGGTCTCCCCCCGCTTCGATCTGACCCGCGAAGCGTGGATAGGCAGCATTCATGACGGTGAGATCGTACGCCGCAGAAATGTTGTGCTCCCGCAGGCTTCATCGGAAGGCCTCTGTCATCTTGCGGTTACGGAAGATGTGGACGCGCTGGTGTGCGGCGGAATTGAGGACGAATTCTATCAATACCTGCACTGGAAACGGATTACCGTATACGACAACGTCATAGGCCCGTTGGAACATGTGGTACAGGCATACATTGACGGCACCCTGAAAGCGGGAGCCGTGCTCATCGAAGGAGGCCCGTCATGTCACGGTGGCAACACTGGCGTAAACGCATAA
- a CDS encoding sensor histidine kinase, with protein sequence MSRWQHWRKRITDIFTFPEGMDEARYRHLKRNIGVLMAMVSIVPLCLMALINFHIYRASLDRELEVPMRGLVNKTKHSFELYLRERLSAVSFIASAYSWDELSKEQTLSRIFHIAKQEFEGLVDFGLIDAEGRQVAYVGPYKLKDKNYAEQPWFHETRIRGSFISDVFLGYRNVPHIVIAVEGHTVSGKIWVLRATINTDRFDELIASMDLDADSDAFLANTKGLLQTRSRLFGEPMTELPFPLPGSSYQASAFHVDAPDGKHYFATATSFVNPDYVLVAMRPVTDLASSWYSLRSDLLMVLVGGAILIWLVAFKLTDILVQRIMDADRSRETAFREIEHTHKLSSIGRLAAGVAHEVNNPLAIINEKAGLMKDLLAREAASPLNERLLKQIEGVLGSVARCRTITHRLLGFARRMDVSIEQLDVNDVLKDVLGFLEKEVVKRSVDLRLELSEASPVIASDRGQLQQVFLNIIGNAFEAIPDGGSITISSRTVEDGVTVAVRDNGCGMSQETLSHIFEPFFTTKKGTGTGLGLSITYGIVRRLGGNIEVWSAVGEGSIFTVHLPWGKPEPQLPHAEQAHISYTSLPWSDQEKKS encoded by the coding sequence ATGTCACGGTGGCAACACTGGCGTAAACGCATAACGGATATCTTCACCTTTCCGGAAGGGATGGACGAAGCCCGCTACCGGCACCTGAAGCGGAACATCGGGGTGCTCATGGCCATGGTTTCCATCGTGCCCCTGTGCCTGATGGCGCTCATCAACTTCCATATCTACCGCGCCTCGCTGGACAGGGAGCTTGAAGTGCCCATGCGCGGTCTGGTGAACAAGACCAAGCATTCCTTCGAGCTCTATCTGCGCGAGCGGCTTTCCGCCGTCAGCTTCATCGCCTCTGCCTATTCTTGGGATGAGCTTTCCAAGGAACAGACCCTGAGCCGCATCTTCCATATCGCCAAACAGGAGTTTGAAGGGCTTGTGGATTTCGGACTCATTGACGCGGAAGGACGTCAGGTGGCCTATGTCGGCCCCTACAAGCTCAAGGACAAGAATTACGCAGAGCAACCGTGGTTCCATGAAACCCGTATCCGCGGCTCGTTCATCAGCGACGTGTTTCTCGGCTACCGCAACGTACCGCACATCGTCATCGCCGTGGAAGGACACACGGTCTCAGGCAAAATTTGGGTGCTGCGCGCCACCATCAACACGGACAGATTTGACGAACTCATAGCCTCCATGGACCTTGATGCGGATTCGGACGCATTCCTCGCCAATACCAAGGGACTGCTGCAGACCCGCTCGCGCCTCTTCGGCGAACCCATGACCGAGTTGCCCTTCCCGCTGCCGGGCTCCAGCTATCAGGCCAGCGCCTTCCATGTGGACGCCCCTGACGGCAAACACTATTTTGCCACGGCCACCTCGTTTGTGAATCCGGACTACGTGCTGGTAGCCATGCGGCCCGTTACGGACCTCGCCAGCTCATGGTACTCCCTGCGGAGCGATCTGCTCATGGTGCTTGTGGGCGGCGCGATACTCATATGGCTCGTGGCCTTCAAGCTGACGGACATTCTGGTGCAGCGCATCATGGATGCCGACCGCAGCCGTGAAACGGCCTTCCGGGAAATAGAGCATACCCACAAGCTCTCTTCCATCGGCCGCCTTGCCGCAGGCGTAGCCCATGAGGTGAACAACCCGCTCGCCATCATCAACGAAAAGGCCGGACTGATGAAAGACCTGCTGGCGCGCGAGGCTGCCTCTCCCCTGAACGAACGCCTGCTCAAGCAGATTGAAGGCGTGCTCGGTTCAGTGGCCCGCTGCCGCACCATCACGCACCGTCTGCTCGGATTTGCCCGCCGCATGGACGTTTCCATCGAACAGCTCGACGTGAACGACGTGCTCAAGGACGTGCTCGGTTTCCTTGAAAAGGAAGTAGTGAAGCGTTCCGTCGACCTTCGCCTTGAACTTTCGGAAGCCTCGCCCGTCATCGCCTCGGACAGAGGACAGCTGCAGCAGGTGTTCCTGAACATCATCGGCAACGCCTTTGAAGCCATTCCGGACGGCGGTTCCATCACCATCAGTTCACGCACGGTTGAAGACGGCGTTACCGTCGCCGTGCGCGACAACGGCTGCGGCATGTCGCAGGAGACTCTCTCCCACATATTCGAACCCTTCTTCACCACCAAGAAGGGAACCGGCACCGGACTGGGACTTTCCATCACCTACGGTATCGTCCGCAGACTCGGCGGCAATATCGAAGTCTGGAGCGCCGTAGGCGAAGGTTCCATCTTTACCGTACACCTGCCGTGGGGCAAGCCGGAACCTCAACTCCCCCATGCAGAACAGGCCCACATCAGCTACACATCGCTTCCGTGGTCAGATCAGGAGAAGAAATCGTGA
- a CDS encoding response regulator — MKTVRILFIDDETAFTATLLERMELRNIDAKAAPDGHSGIAMMDESVRSGTPFEVIVLDVLMPGMDGLETLRHLRQRHPGVPVVVLTGHGSTRDGMKAMQLGAVDYLVKPVDIDELVRVVHNAAECADAMSPKACMEQGPAEQI, encoded by the coding sequence GTGAAAACCGTACGCATACTGTTCATAGATGACGAAACGGCCTTCACCGCCACCCTGCTGGAACGCATGGAACTGCGGAACATAGACGCCAAGGCAGCCCCGGACGGGCACAGCGGCATCGCCATGATGGATGAATCGGTTCGCAGCGGCACCCCGTTCGAGGTCATCGTACTGGACGTGCTCATGCCCGGCATGGACGGACTGGAAACCCTGCGCCACCTGCGTCAGAGACACCCGGGCGTTCCGGTCGTGGTGCTGACGGGCCACGGATCCACCCGCGACGGCATGAAAGCCATGCAACTTGGAGCCGTGGACTATCTCGTAAAGCCCGTGGACATAGATGAACTGGTCCGCGTGGTGCACAACGCAGCGGAATGCGCCGACGCAATGTCACCCAAAGCCTGCATGGAACAAGGCCCTGCAGAGCAAATATAA
- a CDS encoding response regulator produces MKNIKLLLVDDEQDFVETLAERLRLRDLGPDVALNGEAALTIVNDSVPDVMLLDLMMPGIDGWEVLERVKIQYPDVQVVVVTGHGSDADRDRAIANGAFAYMRKPVDFDQLVITIMAAYDRKRAMESSMPQAATA; encoded by the coding sequence ATGAAGAACATCAAGCTGCTCCTCGTCGATGACGAACAGGATTTTGTGGAAACTCTGGCGGAACGTCTGCGTCTGCGCGACCTCGGTCCCGACGTGGCCCTGAACGGAGAAGCCGCCCTGACCATAGTGAACGACAGCGTGCCCGACGTGATGTTGCTGGATCTGATGATGCCCGGCATTGACGGATGGGAAGTGCTGGAACGGGTGAAGATACAGTACCCCGATGTGCAGGTCGTCGTGGTGACCGGCCACGGGTCCGACGCGGACCGGGACCGAGCCATTGCAAACGGCGCCTTCGCCTACATGCGCAAGCCCGTGGACTTTGACCAGCTGGTTATCACCATCATGGCCGCATACGACCGCAAGCGCGCCATGGAAAGCAGCATGCCGCAGGCTGCAACTGCCTAA
- a CDS encoding ATP-binding protein: MSLSLRKRILLLLTAIVLVNIVGAGVTLWYTQRSKALQSGIIDMEVGAMHAAFGLTSELLSQRGYTTYFFLNSDPAWLTQMEIHHKAFQEQLERAREFSTIQGGREILNEIESQYIRYVYAREQVIEHYKNNRREDGARLHWTIRERFHNILSLCDEFRALHEESIERQRAAYLDESAMLVALAVTGILLSAFSGAWLASVLVQRVLNPIRDMANNTLEALDPHHKSHAATVNNEVEALGDKLRSLITDVGDVQKQLDASRESLIQSEKLALVGKLAAGVAHSIRNPLTSVKMRLFSLERSLELDEHQREDFEVVSEEISHVESIVKNFLEFARRPKLRPRNQSPSDVVDMALRLLRHRLESNGTEIVLNRQARLPEIPLDADQLKEVFVNLMINACDALVTGGTITVTEETGLIEPMGEVAVIRIADNGPGIPADIMDKIFDPFFSTKEEGSGLGLAIARRVVEEHGGWLHVRSGDDGGAVFVIALPGNRRSTWLRS, encoded by the coding sequence ATGTCCTTATCACTCCGCAAGCGAATACTTCTGCTGCTGACCGCCATCGTACTCGTCAACATCGTCGGTGCGGGAGTAACCCTGTGGTATACCCAGCGAAGCAAGGCGCTTCAGTCCGGCATTATCGATATGGAAGTGGGGGCAATGCATGCCGCCTTCGGGCTTACCTCCGAGCTTCTTTCCCAGCGCGGGTACACCACCTACTTCTTCCTGAACAGCGACCCCGCATGGCTCACGCAGATGGAAATCCACCACAAGGCCTTTCAGGAACAGCTTGAACGGGCCCGCGAATTTTCCACCATTCAGGGCGGGCGGGAAATCCTGAACGAAATCGAATCGCAGTACATACGCTATGTCTATGCCCGCGAGCAGGTCATCGAACACTACAAGAACAACCGTCGTGAGGATGGAGCACGCCTGCACTGGACCATCCGCGAACGCTTCCACAATATTCTCTCCCTGTGCGACGAGTTCCGTGCCCTGCATGAGGAAAGCATAGAAAGACAACGTGCTGCCTATCTGGATGAATCCGCCATGCTCGTGGCCCTTGCGGTCACGGGCATTCTGCTTTCCGCCTTCAGCGGTGCATGGCTGGCCTCCGTGCTGGTACAGCGAGTGCTGAACCCTATCCGCGACATGGCCAACAATACGCTGGAGGCACTTGATCCCCACCATAAAAGCCATGCTGCCACCGTCAACAACGAGGTGGAAGCCCTTGGCGACAAGCTGCGCAGCCTTATCACCGACGTGGGTGATGTGCAGAAACAGCTTGATGCCAGCCGCGAATCCCTCATTCAGTCGGAAAAGCTGGCACTGGTGGGCAAGCTTGCCGCAGGCGTGGCTCACTCCATCCGCAATCCGCTCACCTCGGTGAAGATGCGTCTGTTCTCGCTGGAACGCTCGCTGGAGCTTGATGAACACCAGCGTGAAGACTTCGAGGTGGTCAGCGAAGAGATTTCCCACGTGGAAAGCATCGTGAAGAATTTTCTGGAATTCGCCCGCCGTCCCAAGCTGCGTCCCCGCAACCAGAGCCCCTCGGACGTGGTGGACATGGCCCTGCGCCTGCTGCGGCACCGGCTGGAATCCAACGGCACGGAGATCGTGCTCAACCGTCAGGCACGCCTGCCGGAAATTCCCCTTGATGCAGACCAGCTCAAGGAGGTGTTCGTCAACCTGATGATCAACGCCTGCGATGCACTGGTTACCGGCGGCACCATCACCGTGACGGAAGAAACCGGCCTCATTGAACCCATGGGCGAAGTGGCTGTCATCCGCATTGCAGATAACGGTCCGGGCATTCCGGCCGACATCATGGACAAGATATTCGACCCCTTCTTCAGCACCAAGGAAGAAGGTTCCGGTCTCGGGCTTGCCATCGCCCGCCGCGTTGTGGAAGAACATGGCGGTTGGCTGCACGTACGTTCCGGCGATGACGGCGGCGCAGTATTTGTCATTGCCCTGCCGGGCAACAGGAGGTCTACATGGCTACGATCCTAG
- a CDS encoding sigma-54-dependent transcriptional regulator translates to MATILVVDDDPQLRQSFEKLLKAEGHNVLTAPSGEKGVEIAAESEPDMAVLDVRLPGMNGLETFKVLRGMYPALPVLVMTAYGTTETAIEATKMGAFDYVMKPFNVPDVLALIGRAVEVRAPRPMSSDSVATSHALLGRSVAMQEVCKQIGRAAPTQATILIRGESGTGKELVANAVHKHSTRSEHPFCVINCVAIPETLLESELFGYEKGAFTGASNRKAGKIEQANRGTVFLDEIGDMPPSIQAKILRLLQERQIERLGGKLPIPVDVRIIAATNRDLEKAVASGDFREDLYYRLNVVSLTLPPLRERREDIPLLAVHFLEKYANELNMPNPGLTERAKAALQDFPWPGNVRELGNMIQKALIFSRGLPIDAEDIAALLGEAVSASGGLDENTEESVVRWVRHALLAEPGDGLFEALGDRFCAIVIREALTLTGGNRTRASKLLGMSRPTLIARIEKYGLKVEASVS, encoded by the coding sequence ATGGCTACGATCCTAGTGGTGGATGACGATCCGCAGCTCCGCCAGAGCTTCGAAAAGCTTCTGAAAGCCGAAGGGCACAACGTGCTCACGGCGCCGAGCGGAGAAAAAGGCGTGGAAATCGCCGCGGAATCGGAACCGGACATGGCCGTACTGGACGTGCGCCTGCCCGGCATGAACGGACTTGAAACCTTCAAGGTGCTGCGCGGCATGTATCCCGCGCTTCCCGTTCTGGTCATGACGGCTTACGGCACCACGGAGACGGCCATTGAGGCCACCAAGATGGGGGCTTTCGACTACGTCATGAAGCCCTTCAACGTGCCGGATGTGCTCGCCCTCATCGGCCGTGCGGTGGAAGTGCGGGCCCCCAGACCCATGAGCAGCGATTCCGTCGCCACCTCCCACGCCCTGCTCGGCCGCAGCGTGGCCATGCAGGAAGTCTGCAAACAGATAGGCCGCGCCGCTCCCACGCAGGCTACCATTCTCATCCGCGGCGAATCCGGCACCGGCAAGGAGCTTGTGGCCAACGCCGTACACAAGCACAGCACCCGCTCCGAACACCCTTTCTGCGTCATCAACTGTGTGGCCATTCCTGAAACCCTGCTGGAGAGCGAACTCTTCGGCTACGAAAAGGGCGCATTCACCGGTGCCAGCAACCGCAAGGCAGGCAAGATTGAACAGGCCAACCGCGGCACGGTGTTTCTCGATGAAATCGGCGACATGCCCCCTTCCATTCAGGCCAAGATTCTGCGCCTGCTGCAGGAACGCCAGATCGAGCGACTTGGCGGCAAACTGCCCATTCCGGTTGATGTCCGCATCATCGCCGCCACCAACCGCGACCTGGAAAAAGCCGTAGCCTCCGGCGACTTCCGTGAAGATCTTTATTACCGCCTGAACGTGGTATCCCTGACGCTCCCCCCGCTGCGCGAGCGCCGCGAGGACATTCCCCTGCTGGCGGTTCACTTCCTTGAAAAGTACGCCAATGAACTGAACATGCCCAACCCCGGCCTCACGGAACGGGCCAAGGCCGCCCTGCAGGATTTCCCATGGCCGGGCAACGTCCGTGAGCTTGGCAACATGATACAGAAGGCCCTCATCTTCAGCCGCGGCCTTCCCATAGACGCCGAAGATATCGCCGCCCTGCTCGGAGAAGCCGTTTCTGCTTCCGGCGGACTGGACGAGAACACCGAAGAGTCGGTCGTCCGCTGGGTTCGCCATGCCCTGCTGGCCGAGCCGGGTGACGGTCTGTTTGAAGCACTGGGCGACAGGTTCTGCGCCATCGTCATCCGCGAAGCGCTCACCCTCACCGGCGGCAACCGCACGAGGGCTTCCAAGCTGCTGGGCATGTCCCGGCCCACGCTCATCGCCCGCATCGAAAAATACGGTCTCAAGGTGGAGGCATCCGTCAGTTAA